A stretch of Aythya fuligula isolate bAytFul2 chromosome 1, bAytFul2.pri, whole genome shotgun sequence DNA encodes these proteins:
- the LOC116502139 gene encoding protein mono-ADP-ribosyltransferase PARP12-like, translating into MPLLSPAMALSAQALRVLCASGGSLELSELRQQLPGRPRAELLEPVLRDTERFTLLRRPAEEAADTEEEEVVVVVATSALRLCPEHGAGCQGRCGRLHLCKYHLKGLCRNQQARKECKFVHDFYTDHNHRVLKRYGFENFSSNELRQLLLQNDPSLLPEVCLHYNKGDGPYGSCTFKETCTKLHACQYFLRGQCRFGSSCKRSHDLLKSESYKKLKRQGISPDIIQKLPSIYRNMYAIQNNNGSVYDIEDNKSSPCKERKHSSSQESSSTNNDESEQICLYHLYKSCGFKDKCTRTHFHLPYRWQVFDGNTWKDFKNMEEIEKEYCDPKNIRSSNVVTESGYGLSCISFPNMCCGFGKVRRLSTASSVTRPPHFILTTEWIWYWKDEYGVWKEYGKKDDDHAAATVNSDDLEKAYIAKSTPKLHFKAGKHEYELNFGAMIQKNLHYTTEREVCRRPKFVSQTDVEKARARGCKRTEEFKGIPAHWDKSALPDLGFKLIDLDSSSDEYKKVKADFQRTMPKTVIKRIRRVQNPSLWELYQWQKEKMQKSNGGKTDERFLFHGTSKKHIDAICQQNFDWRICGLHGTVYGKGSYFARDASYSDNYCREDSSPKTMFLARVLVGEFTLGNSSYVIPPLKDGQNFYDSCVNNFSNPSIFVIFEKQQIYPEYLIEYVDQINARLW; encoded by the exons ATGcctctgctgtccccagccatgGCGTTGTCCGCCCAGGCGCTGCGGGTGCTGTGCGCCAGCGGCGGCAGCCTGGAGCTGAGCGAGCTCCGGCAGCAGCTGCCGGGCCGGCCCAGGGCCGAGCTGCTGGAGCCGGTGCTGCGGGACACGGAGCGCTTCACCCTGCTGCGGCGGCCCGCCGAGGAGGCGGCGGacacggaggaggaggaggtggtggtggtggtggccacCAGCGCCCTGCGCCTGTGCCCGGAGCACGGCGCGGGCTGCCAGGGGCGCTGCGGGCGGCTGCACCTCTGCAAGTACCACCTGAAGGGGCTCTGCCGCAACCAGCAGGCCAG GAAGGAATGCAAGTTTGTTCACGACTTCTACACTGACCACAATCACCGTGTTTTAAAACGTTATGGATTTGAGAATTTTAGCAGTAATGAACTTCGTCAGCTTCTACTTCAAAACgatccctccctccttcctgaG GTCTGCTTGCATTACAACAAAGGTGATGGACCTTATGGATCTTGTACTTTTAAAGAGACCTGCACCAAGCTGCATGCTTGCCAGTACTTTTTGCGGGGACAGTGCAGATTTGGCAGCAGCTGCAAGAGATCCCATGACTTGTTAAAGTCAGAAAGTTACAAGAAACTGAAGAGACAGGGAATAAGCCCAGACATTATTCAGAAACTGCCTTCCATTTATAGGAATATGTATGCCATACAAAATAACAACGGAAGTGTGTATGACATAGAAGATAACAAGTCTTCACCATGCAAAG agagaaaacacagctcTAGCCAGGAGTCTTCATCTACAAATAATGATGAATCAGAACAGATCTGTTTGTATCATCTGTACAAAAGCTGTGGTTTTAAAG ACAAGTGTACCAGAACTCATTTTCACTTGCCATATAGATGGCAGGTCTTTGATGGTAATACCTGGAAGGACTTCAAGAATatggaagaaatagaaaaagaatattgtGACCCCAAAAACATCAG atCTAGTAACGTGGTTACTGAAAGTGGCTATGGCTTGTCCTGCATCTCATTTCCGAATATGTGCTGTGGCTTTGGAAAGGTTAGACGTCTTTCTACAGCCTCCTCTGTGACCAGACCCCCTCACTTCATTCTTACAACAGAATGGATCTGGTATTGGAAAGATGAATATGGTGTGTGGAAGGAGTATGGAAAGAAA GATGATGATCATGCAGCTGCCACTGTTAACAGTGATGATCTGGAGAAAGCTTATATAGCCAAAAGTACTCCAAAGCTGCACTTCAAAGCCGGAAAACATGAATATGAACTCAATTTTGGAG ccatGATTCAGAAAAACCTTCACTATACAACAGAGAGAGAAGTTTGCAGAAGACCTAAATTTGTGTCTCAGACAGACGTAGAAAAGGCCAGAGCAAG GGGCTGTAAGCGTACCGAAGAATTTAAGGGTATTCCAGCTCACTGGGACAAATCCGCCCTGCCTGACCTGGGATTCAAG CTGATTGATCTTGACAGTTCTTCTGATGAATACAAGAAAGTCAAGGCAGACTTTCAACGCACAATGCcaaaaacagttattaaaaGGATTCGTAGAGTTCAGAACCCATCTCTCTGGGAACTGTATCAATG gcagaaggaaaaaatgcagaagagcaaTGGTGGAAAGACAGATGAGCGTTTCTTATTTCATGGGACCAGCAAAAAACACATTGATGCCATCTGTCAGCAAAACTTTGACTGGAGGATCTGTGGCCTTCATGGGACAGTCTATGGCAAAG GAAGCTATTTTGCGAGGGATGCATCTTACTCTGACAACTACTGCAGGGAAGACTCATCCCCCAAGACCATGTTTCTGGCACGGGTGCTGGTGGGAGAGTTCACTCTTGGTAATTCCTCTTATGTAATTCCTCCCTTGAAGGACGGCCAGAACTTCTATGATAGTTGTGTGAATAACTTTTCAAACCCTTCTATCTTTGTCATCTTTGAGAAGCAGCAGATTTATCCAGAGTATCTCATAGAATATGTTGACCAGATAAATGCAAGACTGTGGtag